A segment of the Felis catus isolate Fca126 chromosome F2, F.catus_Fca126_mat1.0, whole genome shotgun sequence genome:
AGATAGATGGGTCAGAAGCTGCCTGGCAcaccctttcttcctcccaaTGAATTCCAGCTGCAGAAGAGCAAAGCTTGGCCAAGGGGCATGGCTGCAGGACTTTGGAGAAAACCCCCGCCGAGCATCAAATATAATAATGTCAAATAACCCTTAGTTCGTTACTAGATAATAGACTACAAACATCtgcaaacataaaaacaaaaaataagcttttttcaTTCCTTGGGGAGGACCCAAAAAAAGACTTGGCCTTTGAAGGTCACGCTGGGCCCTCTGTCGTGCTCTGCCTGCCTTGTGGGTCTCAGAATGTTCTTTGAGAATCATTCTTAAAGGTGAGAGAGGCCTGGCAAATCCAGCATGGACCGGTATCTAGTGCGTGCTTCTCCTCTGTGACTTGGACTGAGCAAGCACCGCTTGTCATTGTGTGGCATCCTCTTGTACCCCCGGAGGCTCTCCCAGTGGGAAGTGCCGTGTGTGGggcacattttgtgtgtgtgagtgcgttcattcttctgcaccccctccccccacccccgagacTGTTCACCAGCACCTCAGAAGGGGGCTGTATTTGGAGGTAGGACCTCTGatggttcctttcttcttcttttttttttaagtttatttattttgagagagagacagagagagcaagcaggggaggggtggagagagagggggagagatggaATCCTGAGCTcggagccctgtgcggggctcagactcaccaaccaggagctgagctgaaaccaagagtcagacacgccCTTGCAGGTAGGGCCTTTAAAGGGGAGATTAGGTTAAGTGGGGCTGTTAGGGGTGGGCCCCAACCCAACCTGactgggaaatctggacacacacagaaacattggggaggggcacacacacacaagaccgtgtgaggacacagcgtGGAGGTGGCCGTGTGCAACCACAGAGAAGCACACTTCAGGAGGGACCAAATCTaccagcaccttgaccttggacttccagcccccagaactatgAAGGATTACCTTTCTGTTATGAAAGCCACGGAGTCTGTGGCTTTTGTTAAGCATCCCTAGTAGACTGATACACGGAGCGCCTGGGGCGGGGCCATCAACAAAGCCCTGAGGGCTTTATAGGGCAACTAGTAAGCTTCATACCAAGCGggacaaataaaaccaaataaagccTCGTGTTAGTTCCAGTCCAACTTCAAAATTGCCGAAAACATGTTGATCTTGAGAGCTTCCTAGCGTTTGGAATTGTGCACCAGAGTCCATTATCATTCTGTCTTGCAGATGGCAATCTAACCTCAAAGAAACTTAGTAACTTGCCCACGGCACCCAGTTAGTTTGGGCGAGGGCTGGATCCGACCTCAGGACTCCATCCTGGGCTCCCGAGTGGTGAATTTACACACTGCGTTGCACCGTGTCTTCACGGAGATGGCCTGGGACGGTGTCCTCGGAGACCTCCGGGGTTGTGGACACACAAGCCAACAATTACAGTGCGTTAAAATGGAATATGAGAAGCATGTCTGGGCCCCGTGCTCGAGGGGCGGGGAGCCCTGGCTGTGGCGCCAGCACTCAGCTGCTCTGGGGGCGAGCCCGAGTGCTTGTCCCCCAGGAAGGACGGTGCTGAGCCAGGCTGGCGGGGCTGGGGAGGTAGCCGTGGCCTCGAGCGGGCCGCCCCTCCCCGTCCAGCACCATCAAAGGCTGTCTCTTGGCTGGCAGGGTGGGAGCAGCAGGCCACCGGGTTTGCTCTGGACAGAGCCCGGTCTGTCTTTCCAGACGGTGCAGGGACAGGCAGGGAGCTGTGGCAGGGCACAGGACTGCACCTCTTCCGTCTTCCCTGGCAGAGGAAAGACACGGCCCTCACTTTGGTTTTTTTCGTTAAGTCTGACAGATTTCTGCTCAAGCCGAAAACAGGGTGCGCTTTGAACCTGAGCTAGAACTTGACTTTTTTCAGAAGCTCCTTCTTGTTATTCagttggctttttaaaagaagagccATTTCATAGGCCACATTCTCATGATAGAAGTGTTAGCACCATCATCAcgaacattattattttttattcctctctATAAAAGTTAACTAGTATTACTGGCCTGGCTCGCGTGGTGTTTTAGCGCGTTTCAAAGAGCTTTTTCAACCACTCGTTAACTTTGATCTTCGCTATTACTATCTCTGTTTTGCAAATATGCAAGCTCAGGTTCAGAGATGGCAAGTAACTTGCCCGAGGTTGCACAGCTTATGGAGTAGCAAAATCCACACTCTGCTTGTTCCCAGGCACTGAGAACAGCACACAATGGCAATTGATCACACGAACTCCTCTTCAGACTCAGGTTTTAAATGTGCCTTCTGCAGGACAGGGGGACATAGGCTCCTTTTTTTTAGGTGAAGGGACCCAAACTCAGGAGCAATGACTCTCAGGGGCCACACAGTCATTCCTTCCCAGCACCCCTGCCCCGTCCCAAGGGAGAGTGCTTTGGACACGTCGTTCAGCCACGGGGAGCCTCATCGACAAATATGCTGTCATATTTTGACGATGGGGGAATGTTGGGAGTGGCGCCCATGACAGAGGCCTggtgtgtctgcctctccctcccctgcccctccctcccctgcccctccttcctctctgcctgatGTCTCCACTGCTTCCCCCCAGGGATACCCCACCGCTCCCTTTCCAGAGCCCAAGGCTAGGGAATGACAGCTCCCGGACACAGCAAGCcacactctctttttccttcccctttcacCACCTTGTCCACAGACGGTCCTCTTCTTTTGAGCGTGCGTATAGCTCACCGATCGGGGCAACAAAGCTGCCTCCTGCCGAATGCCGGCTGTGCTCGGAAATGAGCTAACTTTCACAACAACCGGTCGGAGGCAGGTGCTATTTAGTATctccatttaaaacaaatttttttttttttagttttatttatttatttggagagagagggagagagagagcatgcacaaacaagtggggggaggggcagagagagagggagagagacagagaatctcgagcaggctgtgcaccatcagcacagagcccgatgcggggcttgaactcacaaaccatgatgagGTCATGcgctgaaccaaaatcaggagtcacacgcttaacagactgagccaacctggCGCCCcagtatccccattttatagctaaGGAAGTGGAGGCGTAGAGAGGTCAGTACATTTGTCCGAGGGCACACAGCTTTTACATGGCAGTGCTGGGATTCGATTCAAACGCAGGCAGTCTGGCTTCATTTAGCCCCTGCTCTGGTATGCAGTTAGGCCTGTGGTTACCTTCTTCCAAGGGTAGCAGCATACGTTGTGCGACTAATGCCACCGTGATCCCCAGAGCGGCAAGGCAGGCAATGTCGTGGGCAGGAAGGGGAAAATGAGGTGTGGGCTGTACTTCTcgctgttgcttttttttttttttttttttttaatttttaatgtttatttatttttaagagacagagtgcgagcaggggaggggcagagagagggagacccagaatccgaagcaggctggaatccaggagctgtcagcacagagcctgatgcggggctcgaacccacagactgcgagatcatgacctgagccgaagtcggacgctcagccaactgagctgcccagacgcCCCTGTAATTCATCcgtttaaataaatagaattatttagCGCCTGTGGTACCCACTGTAACAAGCTTtatgctttctgttttatttgatCTTCCCCTGGGGGAAGACAGAGCAGGTTTACAGatctgttttccagatgaggaatgTGCCAGAGGCCACATGGGGGAGAGCCAGGATTTGACCCCGGGATTTCGGATTCCAGGTCCAAAGTTCAAGTGGGTCTTGACCCCTGTGATCTGGAATCGGGGCTGTGTGCCTTCCACGGCTCAGTGACTCCAGGGCTGTGCCTGTGTGCTGCCGCGTCGAGGAGCAGAATAGGAACCATGATCACGCGGCCACGGGCATGGGGACGGTTGTGCCAGGCGCATTTCTGGGCACGTTAGGCGTGTTAACTCATGGAGTCCTCAGAACTCGCCACGAGGCAGATGCTGTTGCATCAGGGACATTGAGGGCTCAGGAGGTCGTCTGTGTTCACAGAGCTTGTAACTGGTAGCACTAAGGCTGAAACCTTCCAGTTGACCTGGGTCCTCACATCTTGCCATTGCCTGACACTGCCCCTCAAGGCTAAGTGTCCAGTCGTGGGGAGGGCAGGTGCCTCTGTGGCTCTaagggaagaagggcaggggagCTGGGGGATGTATCCCGAGTGCTGAGCGTGTTTTGCATCCATCTATCCTCTGGCTTCCTATCCGTGTTTTCGTCTTAATCCTGCACTTCCTGAGCGTTTATTGAGCAACTAACTAGTGTCTTCCAAGTGTTGCTAGATCCTGGAGATATAGAGGGCAAAAGCTCCATTGTCTGCACCCAGAGTTGCTCTGCTCATGACAAACTCCTTAAGGAAAGGAGGCAAGGAGCCGACATCTGCTCTATGCCGGGCCCTGCTTTAGACCGTTGCAGGTGTCCTGTTAAGCTTTCGGTGTCTGAAATTCTCGGAGGCCTAGAATAAGCCCGGTGGGCAATGCCAGGAGCAGATTAGGGCTGAGGTGGCCAGCCCCTCGGGAGCCTTCTCCGCCAGACTCTCACCCCTTTCCTGCTGCCCCCAAACGAACATACAGGAGAGGCCCCTACAGAATTCGTATTCGGGTCCACTCAGTTCCTGGGAGCAGGGAATTGGCCTTAGGGAACCCTCCGTAGCGCTTGCTCTCTTGCTGTATCCATACTTGCTCTGGTCTGCCACAGTTTAGCAAGCTGTTCTTGGAAGGTCTCTCCTGCCTACCGCTATTTTGTCATCTGCAGCAAAACCCGGGTAACAGAATTCCTGGAAATATCCCTGGTTTCTTTCTGCTTACCAGTTCCCCTTGTTTGCCAGAAGGGATTAACGCAGACAGTCAAGGTATCAGTTCTGCGTATCTGGCTCAGCCCCTGAAATTATTAagtgttgttgttgctgttgttgttgttattatcattatagCATTTTCCAAGATGGAGGAGAATTGAGTCCTTATGCAGAGGGGAAAACGGGGGAAAGTGAACCCCCGAGAGAGGGGCTGTTTGGTCCCAGGTCACCCAGCCTACGGCCGGAGCCAGGATCAGGCCTTGGTGGCTCTCACTTCCTCTCACCTCCTGGAGGTCTGTAGATAGGAGACACCCTTCCTGGAAAGACAACAGCTTTGGGGTGTTGCTGATAAGGCTAGATGGGTGTGCCTGGCAGGCCTAGAATAAAAGGATTACCAGGAGGGGCTGGGAATCGACCTTCCTTGAGGTGGGCCTGCAGATAAAGACGCTTTTGAAGTTCAGTTGGTGGCAGATAGGATCTTCGTGGCCGAGCCTGTCACCCACGAGCCTTCTGGATGGATGCACCCTGATAGGGAAATGAGCAAGCTGAAGATAGGAAAAGAGAACACTTATCGCTGGAGGCCTCTGCGGGGCTTGCTTTGAGTACTTCCTTCCTGCCCACCCGTTCTGGAGTCTGTCTCCACTTTGCAGATGCAATAACTGAGGCATAGCTaaaatccttttctgtttttttgttttttgtttaaatccTGGTAGGGATACCTTGTTTCAGCTTCCTAGGACTCTTCAAAATGCAGTACACGGCTCACTATGCGACTGTTTAATTGAGCATATACTGCAGGCCAGGCACGGTGCTGTATCCGGGAAGCACAGAAATAAGCAGGATGCTCTCTTCCCTTGGGGAGCTTTTGGTCTCCAGGCAGGGGACATCTGGAGGAAAGGTCAAGTAATCACAGTAGCAGGTCTGAGTTTCTGCTGGGGGCACAGGTTGCCATAGCACACACAGCTTTCCATGGTGTGGGCttggacaggaaggaaggagttaggggaaggaggaaggaagaaggaggaaggaaggaaggaaggaaggaaggaaggaaggaaggaaggaaggaaggaaggaaggaagggagtgagTTAGCCTGGGGAAGAGACGGCCGGCAGGAGTGCTCTGCattggaggaggaaggggagagggaagtggAGACCAGCCAGGTCCTTGGAAAGACCATGTGGCTTTGTGCTGAGGACAGTGGAGAGTTGTGGAGACGCGAGAGTGAGGTTAGCATTTCAGAAAGCTTGCCCTTGCTGCATTACAGACACAAGATACGGAAAATGGCAGAGAGGTGACAGGGGCCTGACCTGGGAGAGGGGTCCCAGTAGAAAGAGAAGCTCCTGAGTGAGCTTGGGGGTTtatgggagggaaagaatccaCCATATGCTGCCAGTGTCTGAAGGCCCCTGTGTGGATTTGGTGCCTCGCACCAGGAAATTTGGTGCCAGGAAatggggtgcgtgtgtgtgtgtgtgtgtgtgtgtgtgtgcacgctcagGTGAAGGAGAAATGATCTGGCCGCCCTGGGGCTAGGGTCAGGGTGAGTCTGGACTGGAGCCACCATTGCAGGGGTGGGTAAACAGCCAAGGGTGGGTGAGACCTGCACCCAGGGCAGCCTCACCAGTAAGTCGAGGTCCTCCTTCTCGGCAGCTGTCCCGAAGGCTCCCAAGATGGAAGACCACAGCCCCATCTACGCCACCGAGGTGGAGCCGTGTGCCCCTGACTCCCATCACACAGTTCTCATGTCAGAACCACTTAACAGCATGGATTGTTCTGCAAAACTAAAAAGCGAAGGATGTTCCTGGGTGCTTCACACCCTTAGGATTCAGCTTCCAGTCCTTGTCAGATGAGTGGTGGTGATCTGTGGGGGCTCTCAGGACCCTCGCTTGGGTCCGAGTCCTGGCTTCAACAGTGGCTAACATTGTATGGCCTCTTCTTTTGGTCTGTGAAATGGATACAATCGGAGCACGTCCGTATGTTACAGGTTTGTTGTGAGACGAGGAGACGAGGGGAGTGGAGCCCTGGGCAGTGTCTCCCACACTCAGGAGGTAGTTGCTCCACGCGTTATCCTCAAGTGCTCTGCTTTGCGGTTCAATGGGCTTTTGACACATATTCCTTCATCACCTGGAAACCAGCACCTTGGGATGGGTGTAATCCACACCCCCGATTTTTTTAGTTCAGCTTCAGCGTTAAAGATCATctagttatggggcgcctgggtggctcagttggttaagcatccgattcttgatttctgctcaggtcatgatcccgtggtttgtgggttcgagccccatatcgggctccgcgttgatggcacggagcctgcttgggattctctctctcctcctctctctgctccactcccACTAGCATAAGtgctgtctcgctctctctcagaataaatggataaacttaaaaaaaaaaaaaaagatcatctagTTTTGCTGTGACCATATTTTGTAGGCAAGAGGGCTGAGGGACTCAGAGGGGCTAGGACCTGGGTCTCCTAAATTCCAGGCTTGGACTTTTTTTCTAATGGGGGGTCTTCTCCACTTTAATGTCCCTCTTTAATGGAGGAGCAGACTGAGATCTACAGTTGTGTGATTGATGTCAGATCCCTACTGAGGTGGTCTGGGAAAGGGGGGTGTTTGGGAGAGGGTGTACCTGGGAGGTCTGACCTGGCCCACGGTTCCTCTCTTTCCCCTACGAAATGGGGGTCTCATCTGGCCCAGCAGTCGCTTCCTCCTGGAGGTATCTACTGTGTGTGTTTCAAGTTCTAGggtctgcctcctcctccagggaggcttcctgcccctgccccgggcTGACTCCAGTGCCCTCCTCTGCTGTCTGGGTCCTGACCTCCCCTCTGTCACTACCAGGCTTTGCTAACTGCCTGCTTTCCCCGTAGTGAGAGCTTCTCTCCAGGTCTAGACCCAGTAAGCCTTGGTAGATGTCTGCTGGGTACTACCTGGGTCACAGCTGCTACGGGAAGGCCTCCAAGGACTGTTCCTTTCGCCCTTTCCTGCCCTCTCTGACGAAAACCATGGCAGAGCATTTCCCCGCAGTACGAGCCCAGAGGGACAGATACTTTTCCTTAGATAATTTTCATTTTGCCGCTCAGAAGGCGGCCCTGTTTTCGAGCAGCGTTTGCAATATTAAGACTAACTTTATATACTTCTCCCTTGAGTTCCTGGTTCATTTAGCAGACATTCACTCAACAGACATATACgtatctgctctgtgccaggcaccggcTTTGGCACTTGGGAGACATCAGGGACTGCTCTGTCTGGGGAGGAAGCCGATGAGGCAAGAAGTCCGCGTTAGGCTGGACGCAGAGGCCAGCGGGGTCTTTGGTCTGGGCGCCCGGGGGTCCATCCTGGCGGTTCGCCCCACTTCTCTGACTCTTACTTTGCATCTATGTCGACTGGGCAGCTGGAGTCTCCTTCCGGTTCTGGGATTATTTCTTCTTCCCGTGACTCTTGTGAACGGCTGGGTGGCCAGTGGGGGATGGCTGTGTCCCCACCCACCAAGGCTGCcgccagaggagggaggagggaacccAGCCAGAGTGCTCACAGGCAGACTGTGTGAGGAGCAgcgtggggggcgggcaggactGGCAGACGGGGGCAGGGGGGTACTCCTGCTCCATGGAGGCCGCGCTAGGGCAGGCCCGACGGCAGCAGCTTCTGTGAGGAGCCTCTTCCTCCCAGACCCGGGTGCTTTCTGCCCCGCAGTGGGCCTGCTCCTCCTGTCAGAAACAGGAGGCCAGCGGTTAATCCGTGCAGAAATATTTACTGGTTGTGCCTTTCATGCACTGGCCCTGTTCTCAGCTCCTGGGAGACAGCAGTGGGCAGCCCAAGGCTCTGATGAGGCCGGCAGCTGATGGCGGAGGTCCTCGGGAGGCTGCCCGATGTTAATGCAGAGTCAGGGCTGGAAAACCAGCCAAAGAGAATTTCGTAATAAAGAGACTAATTGCAGTTCCAGCTGTAGGAGGTTTTGCAGGGGGTGTGCTGAGAGGGTCACTTACTTGGTTTGTGTTCCATTAAATTTCATTACTAAGAGGCCTGTTAAATTCTGGTGGATCAATATAGCCGGTGTTTTCCTAACCGAGGGACGAAGGATACTAATAACATCACAGCGGGCAAACTTTAGCAGGGGTTTTACTTCCGGTGTTACCGCCCCGTGATGCGGGACTTCCTTAGCCTTTGGAGGCACTCAGGAGTCCAAAAAGCTGCAGGAAGAGGCAGGGCCCATATCTTCGCTCCCATTACACGGCTGAGGCAACTGAGGCACCCGCAGGCCACACCAGTTGCTTGGGGTCACACacctggtaagtggcagagctgtaGGTGGGCCTCAGGTTCTGGGACTGtaccctcctctccttcctttctgagcAAGGACGGATCTCTCCTCCCGCGGAGGTCTTTTCCGCTATGCCTTTGCGAAACGGGGTGTAgatgggggcagagaggtggggggggggctgggtctTGTTCCACATCCGGGCAGTCAGGGAGAGCCTCTGGAGCAGTGAAAAGCTTTCTGTGGGGGTGCAGATGTCCTGTAACCTGCACTGGCTGATACGGGAGCCCCTAGCCACAGGTGGCCGCTGAGTGCTCTAAATACAGCTGTAGCATCTGAgaaacagcaattaaaaaaaaaaaaggttatttatttattttgagagagagagagagagaaagagagagaaaggacgtatatgcaagagcaggggaggggcagtgagagaaagggagagaatcccaagcgggttccaggctgtcagcacatctcacagccgtgagatcatgtcctgagctgagatcaagagtcggtcgctcaactgactgagccacccaggtgccccagagaaacAACAGTTTTAATGtggattcattttcatttgtataaattTAAGCTGATGGCTTGGGTCCACCCCATTGGGCAGAACTTCAGGTCTGaggttctgggggcacctgactTCTTTGGCTCTCTAAAGAGTTTCCAGGTTCTCAGCTTGATGCTCCTCATTAGTAAGGGCTGGCTGGCAATTCTGAGCCTTTCCAGATGGAGCTCAGGGCAGTCCCTGCTTGGACTGTGGTTCAGCTAAGATGTGAGAACCAAGTTCAGGCCATAGAGGGGCGTGGGAACGGCTTTGTGCAAGCCACATGTCTATCGGGTTCGACCTTGCGTCTTGTAGCTTCATAGCAAGGAGTGTCTGTCGGTGGGGACGTCAGAgcgtctccctccctttcctgcaGGCCCCCCACACCCAGCAGGGGACCCCCATAGACT
Coding sequences within it:
- the LOC102900020 gene encoding uncharacterized protein LOC102900020, with product MSAGYYLGHSCYGKASKDCSFRPFLPSLTKTMAEHFPAVRAQRDRYFSLDNFHFAAQKAALFSSSVCNIKTNFIYFSLEFLVHLADIHSTDIYVSALCQAPALALGRHQGLLCLGRKPMRQEVRVRLDAEASGVFGLGARGSILAVRPTSLTLTLHLCRLGSWSLLPVLGLFLLPVTLVNGWVASGGWLCPHPPRLPPEEGGGNPARVLTGRLCEEQRGGRAGLADGGRGVLLLHGGRARAGPTAAASVRSLFLPDPGAFCPAVGLLLLSETGGQRLIRAEIFTGCAFHALALFSAPGRQQWAAQGSDEAGS